The DNA window atctatttactgtaactttccagaaatgtcttcagtcagtattaaagttattttgaaaatactCTGATTCACCTTCATGCCAAGAGTGGATGATACTGTGCAAATGAGCTACAGCAGATAGTTAGCTCAgattaatgatgaataaaacaaaccatTTATACTCTTTTAGACAGtgacaataaagacaacagcCTTTGTGCTGAACGACTGCTGTGTGCAGTTTCACAGTTACCACAAAGCCACCAGTGGCATCAATCAATCTACACTTTCAAATGTGGGCAAAAAAGCGAACATGGGCTACATTGCAAAACTATTTCTATAAATTCAAATTATCTGCTAGTTTGAAAGCTCATTCTTAACTTTTTAAAAGAGTTTGACATACACATCATATTTGCTTTGCACTGGTTTCACAATTTGTCTTTATcctattattttttattgcagaaAACAGATTATTTACTAAAATAATCTGATAAATAATGTGTGGAATTTTATTAACTGATTATGTGTTTGGTGAGTGTCAAGTAGTGATCCATGAAATACTGAAAAAGTACAACCAAAATTGTacttaaatataacattttccACCATTGGTATGCAGCTATACAGAACTGTGACATGTTGCTAGTTGACATAATGCTTATTTTAGTCTTGAATTTACAGCATTTATGGCAAGTGTGGGGCATGAAGACAaggagacaaaaacaagcaaGTTATGAAGTATTGAACAACAGTCAGCAGGCACTTTAGGTTTAACAGACATAATTCCTCCATATCTCCAAACTTTGGCTCATTTTTTGCTCTCTTCTATTTGCTCCACCTCGCTGGACTCATCTACCACCTTGCCGTTGATCATGGTCTGGGTAACGACTTTTACAATCTTCCTGGTCCTTACATCAGGATCCTCTGTAACACATTTAAACCAGGGTTAGTCACCAGGACCTTGAAGCTTTACTGATAGGACAAAAATTCCAGATATCAACTAATACTTTTATGCTGGAAAACTAACTGGCTacataaactgttttattagTACTAAGTTAGGATCTGAACAGGTTAACCTAATTACATCTAAACAACTAAGGACCAATGGTAATGATGCCCTGTTGCATTTGGTTCTTAACTTTCAGTAATCAAAAGAACTTTAACTTACTTTTAGGAGGTAGAGGTGTTTCTTTCACCCTGtagaaaaacagataaagacaATTTAATCccagaaaaccaaacagaacCCGTGAACATAAAGCTGATGGTAGAGGTAGGTAAACTCTTTAGTATTTTGAGAAATActaaatacaaatgcaaatttATTTGCAGAGAATTAGATAAGACGACCACTGTCATTAGATTTAGATAGGTTCTTTACctagcaaaacaaaatcagccTAACATCacccacaaaacaaaaaaaattattatcttgttttagtattttctaATAGCAAAGATTTAACAACCAAGGTATAACACGTCAGATAAGTAGGTAGGGGTAGGTAGGCTAACGGCCTAAACTAATATCAACTAATCGATGGCCAGCTACAGCCTTGTAATTTTCAATTCAGacctgtattattttattataattccTATAACATTTATAgaagaatattaaaatgtaatttaattattttttatttaaaaaggctTCAACACAGAACTTtatgtaactgtgttttttcaggCCTTCGCTTACACTTCCTCGCCTTCCAGCAGCCTCCTGTAGGTGGCGATCTCCATCTCCAGGTTTTGTTTGATGCGCAGCAGCTGCTCGTAGTCGGTCTTGTTACGTTGCATGTCCAGACGCAGCTGAGACAGTTCATCCTCCAGCTGGGTCAGCATGACCTGAAGACGGTCCATCTCCACAGAGTACTTGTGCCCTGTTTCTCCGAGGTTTCCTTCCAATACACCAACCTGACAACAACGCAGAAACAATAGATAAGGTGTCCTATATAGCTTTATATACTAtagaaaataatatgaaaacaagcatattaaaatgaatacaaatcaTTTCGTGATAATTATTAGAGTGTGGGTTTATGAAACTATTttatgctgctgcagaaattgACAGATGGTGTTGAACCAAAACAATGTGCTAAAGGAAGAAGAAGTGCTCCAGAATTCATAGCTGAGGCAACAGTTGAATTTGGAGATACGTCTCTGTGGGACTGACACTATTAAGAACTCATAGCACATTACATACCTGCCATTTGTTGAAATACTttcatgaaaatatttaattgcaGTTTTTGTCTACATGTAAACGCATCAACAACAAAGCTAAGCACTACCTTTGAAAGGTTAAAGTTTTTGCTTTAACCCAGAGTCTTTACACAGATCATGGTTTACTATTAGGTCCACAAACAATCAGCCCATCAGCACATCTTTTATGTACACTTTTACTATCCCATATTGCTTTGCATTATTGCTGTGGAGCTCATCCATTCTCAGCCCCTCACCACTCACAATGAGGTACTAGAAACTGTCAGTGTGATAATACCCCTGCATTCAGTGCTGTGTGCTCAACATCAGGCTGAGCAAACACTGATGAACTATATTTGCCTCCACTGAACACCTCAATAAGCTGTTTGATCTGTGGTCACATGTATCAGAGACAGGCTAAACATTTGCTTGTCTGACTCTTGGTCTTGTCACACTGATTGATTATTAGAACAGCAGTTCTCTGttgacaaaatgaaagcagatgttatttatatatagatcTAATGTGtactaacaaaaaaaactgagaacCAGTTGAGCTCTAAAGGAAAAGAGAACTGGTAGTCAACGTAAAAACGTGTTAAACTCTGCTGGTAAAACTGTTTGCTTGCAGTTTAGAATAATTAATACATAAACTCTTACTAACGCCAAAGAGTTGctttctttgttctgttttaggTATTTTATGTGTAATTGTTAGCTGTGTGCTATGGACCTGTTTTTGTGGTAATGTATCTTGTATTCTTGATATGTTACTAGTTCTGTTTGTTacctgtttttctgctgcttttatgttttGGTGAGCCAAAGGCAATTTCTCAGCTCTACGACTGTTTAGTTAGAGATTTGGGTGTCTTACACTGCTTTAATAGAAGCTAATGAGCCTTCATCACTGCAAGTCTACAGTAGGTTACAGAGGAGATGAGGAACAGGCTGGGGTTTATCTATCTTATGGTCTATTTGACTAAGAAGTGTCACACAAAAGAGATAAATAGGTTATTATTGTACCTAAAGTCTGGAGGTGCACATGCTAACACTCTATGTGTTTAAACAGCACTGTACCTGTCTGCGAAGACTCTCGAGCTCGACTTCTAGAGCCTGCAGGAAACGTCGTCTCTCACTGAGTTCACTTTGAGCACATCGCAAAGCCTCATTGCTTTCTTTGACCTCTGACTGCACAGCTTCTAACTGCAGACAAACAGATCaacattatttacagtgtaatgtactgtacagtacattgtcCATAATACCACAaatgatacaaaaacaaaataatgactGTAGTGACTGACCTTCTTGAGGTACCAGGCCTCAGCCTCCTCCTTGTTTTTGCGAGCGATACCCTCATACTGGACCCTCAGCTCAGCCATTGTGGCCCCCAGATCGGGACCCTGAGCTGCGTCCACCTCAACATTCACTTGTTCATTGGCTAGACGTGCCTTGAGGGAGCTCATCTCCTGGAGAGATTTAAAGAGAAGAAAGGGCCAAAAAGTGTTTAGAGCTGCATCATGTTAATTTCTATCtaactggaaaacaaatattGAAGAGTAGTCTTTTCTACAGTAACAAGCTGATCTCCTAATAACAGCAGCTTCTATTtgagaagacaaacacacagtttaatccACTcctcatatttatttatttaatggtAATTAAATAAGCCAGAGTTTCCCTTTAACATTTCTCATTTAACTTTGTAATAGAGCAGAATGTATTGAGTATTTGTAAGCaatgtacaaacatttaataaataaatcaaactctaATTTGATGTAAGCAGTTACAAGGACATTTAATGTTAAGATACAgctttattgtactgtatttataatcAACTAACCTTTCctgtaaatatattattatattatatttttaaagttgtgCTTTGCTATGtaattatttatctttaatCTGTCATCACACATGTCAATAGTTTAAATAATACTCATATTAACACTAATAATTTTCTAGCAATTAGGTACAACCAGTTTGTTATATAGCCTTAACAGTTTCTGGTTAACTTATTGTTTATTATCTTGTAAGAcatatttctataaaaaaagaaaaagaaaaaagctccAGCTTTGTTTGTCACGGGAACAGAAAGCAGAGCAGCACCTGCAAGGCTCAGCCCACATCCTGAACACCTGACTGTCTAAACACACATAGTCCCTCTGGCGAGATGGGCTCAAATACTCCTGTGTTGTGTACACGAGTGTTATCATGCTATACTGAAGGTTACAATGACAAAGGGTGTGTCTGTAATCTtaactctgtcatatttcagATACTGAATACTGTAAATCTTCTGTCCTGACTTTGAGCCAGCACAGACTGCCACAAGGCTGGTTTATATTGACCTGTTTTAGTCATGTTGCTGATTTAAAAAGATACAGTTGAATTTATTACATCTCTATAGGATATTAATCATATTGAGGCTGAGAGATCCCACTGTATCTCAAAGACATCTTATATTTAAACAGGAGCATGCTTGACAACTTGTTACTTGATTATGTCTGACGTGACCTTCACTGTGACATCTCACCTCGTCATGATTCTTCTTGAGGAAATAGAGCTCCTCCTTCAGGCTGTCCAGGTCTCCTCGCAGAGTGGCGATGATCTGATCGTGGTCAGACTTTGCTCGCTTCAAAGCCTGGCAGTCTCTCTCTACTGACTGGCACAAAGTGGCCTCTGCCTCCCATCTGTAGAAAAAACAGAGGACTATTAAGCATCAGCCATACATTTATgtgaaatacttttattttcaaactcAACACTGCAATTGACATTTTTATGCCGAGTATGCATACTGTGCTGCAAAAGAAATAAGTCATGACTGACAGGTGTCTGTtgacacagtgcatcacagcttcctgcaaaacagagagagagtgcCCATGCTGACTACTGtctattaattaaattttttgaattcaatttattttgtatagcgccaaatcacaacagatccATGCAAACCCATGCAGGGTTCTGCACATGTCCATATTACTTATACCTTAAATCACTGTCAATAAAATCTTCTCCTACACATCAAGCCACAGAACATACCATCAACACACTGTGAAAAACACCAGCTGGGTGTATCCTGATTCCAACACTTTTTCTCTAGCGTCACCTCGCCAACTGTAGACTCTATCACATCCTCCACTAACTGAAGGCCTGGTTGCTCATCTCCTGCAGCACCGTGGGAACAGGGCTCTTATTTCACAGCCTGACACAAAGATCATTCATTGACATGGCTTTGCAGTCTGACGCTCCTATGTGAACACTCACAGACAAGTAAAAGAAATTAACCTGTGTGTGACACTCACTTGACCCTGAAGTCATCAGCTGCCAGCTTGGCATTATCAATCTCCAGCATGATACGAGCGTTCTCCAGCGTTTTCTTTCTCACCTAAGCAGGGAAACATGGTGGAGTGTGAGTCAAGATTAGGTACAGAGCACTACAGATGTCTGCTTTTATAACATTAGTGCGCTGATCTATTTACTGTAACTTACCTGCAGAAAAATCACACatgtaattaataaagtatgtcaCCATGAGCGTCCACATTGTGGatcaatgtttttctttttttttttttttatgtccaaATGTCAAATCTGCAGGCTTTACAGTTAAAAAGTGAACTTAGTTAAAAATGTTGACTTAGTTTCTACCAAACTAAGATGGttacatttttgctttaaataataaaaaaaatcttaaatctaTTTCTTATACATTACTAATTAACACTGACCTCCTGCCCGATGGCATGTGCCTGGGCCATCATCCCTTCTATGTCATGTCCTTTTGGAGTCCTCTCCAGCATGAGCTGTTTGATCTTAACCTCCAGTTCAGCATTGGACCTCTCCAGCGAGCGCACCTTGTCCAGGTAATTGGCAAGCCGGTCATTTAGACCCTGcattgtctctttctcactggcACCAACACCGAGGCCGTTGAAGGAGAGGTTGGAGCCCAGCATGTTGAGCCCGTTGCCAACTGAGACGGAGCGGGACAGAGACAGGCTGCCAACagtggacagaggagagactGAAGGCTTGGAGCGAATGCTGCGGCCACTGTCCCTCACTGACATACTGGAGAAGGAGGGCTGACGTGCGGAGTAGCTGCGCACGGAGAGGGTGGAAGTCATGGTGTCCTCTGAGGAAGATTTAGTTGTTAGTTTGATCAGTAATTTTAGATAAATCAAGCAAGGAAACTATCACAATATAACATTTGACTGATTAAAGGGACTAAACGTTTTATTTCTTGATCTTGGAAACAGAAGCCAAGAAGGAAcagtaataaagtaataaactTTCAACAGATTACAGATTTAATTTCTAAGTCAACATTTACAGAAAATCCTGTGTtcaaaacatgaacacagacatatcgtttggtgtctttttttttttatctctctgtggccattttttcataattttataGTCCTTTTGAGTCATTTTATGTCTCTGACCCCTGTGACCAGTGTCACAATATGCAGAACAGTATTAAGGATCTATTACAATTCAATGCATCACTCCATTTGTGACAGACCACTCGTGTGCCAAATAGTTGTGAGCTTTAAATTTGCTTCTTAATGGATTATATTAAGAACATATTCAGCGACATTAAGTGGATATTGGAAGAATAAGAACATAGGATAGAAAAGCAAGACAATACTTACAATGAGCTCAGTTCTTAAGCAGGTTTTTTCTTGTGCTCCTTGGTCAGGTTTTGACCCAGGTGGTGTGGGCGACTGTTGTTGCTAGACCAGATTTCACCAGTGAGTTTGTCTGCAGAGGCATGACTCTTTGATGGGGTGGAGCCACTGTGTCCAATCCCACAGCAACAAAGAAGAGGATGCAACTTGACACCTTGTGgagcagtgaaacaaaaaacacatacagtaaaggaAACTAGTCTGTATCACAATTGTTGTGGTATAAATGCATGCAGCATCATAGGGTTGCAAACATCAGCTGTATCTGAGATACtttgtataataaaaaaaattaatatatatCATTAATGGGGCAACTAAAAAAAAGGAGGAGCTCCTCCATATGCTGCTGGGTAGTTTAATGTAACTAACTGGCCACTTTAAGTACACTTACAATATCACAATAATACACATTCTAATGCAACTCAATACAGCAGGCATGTCATTAATTCTGCTTGTACAACATTATTCAACAGTCGTATCAAGACacagtgtaagatttaagaccttaaggaatataactgtaaatagaattatatagaaaacccaacgACCCGACTTGtgcagcactaggtgacagtggagaggaaaaactccctttaacagaagaaacctgaCGGTTCATGGTAGGCAGGTGTTTATTATTGAGCTAATAGTGGAGTcatactggagtgcattatattaaaaagtgtttataaTGCTTTGGTCCCCTCGTTTATGATGGGGTGgccaaaacataaaaaaactcaTATGGTATCAccttttatatttgtatgtaattgtgtataaaagaaaaaaaaaaatcatgtctTCAAAATTATTTCGACGTGCAAGTCCTCAATCTGCAAAGTTCAGTTATTAAGTACAGTGAAGTAATAGGTACATTTCTCTGACATGTAGTTAAGTAAAAAGTAGAAGAAAGTAGAAAATGGAAACAGTCAAATACATttccactgttgttgtttttccttatGTGTATTTACTACACAAATTGACTTTTATAGCTATATTTGGCTTCTTCTCCATACACCTCAGGGTTCGTTTGACCTGAATGCGTGAAACTTGGAGCACAAACTGGTGTGGCGAGGGGGCTGAAAACAGGAACGCTGTACAGTGAGCCCATTGAAAGTGGACACAATGCATTCAGAGCAATATGAGAAGTCAGTTTCACCTGAGGATGGCCCGGCAGGATGGGGAAGAAAAGATGGAACAATGGAGGgacagaatgaaaagaaagtGAAGACCCCTGAGAAATACAGGGCGTGGGTCTGGTTTAACTGGAAACCTGActtacagtcacacacacagacacacccttTAGTATATTTAATAATCTCTCAGCCACTGTCTTGttgttatacagtatgtaatccCGTTACTGTATTGTAAAATTCCTCTGGTGACCATTATTCTCTCAGTAGGATCAAAtcacacagtgacactgacctGGTTTAGTGCCTCACATGCCTCTCACTCAACCCAACCCGATCGGACCACTGAAAAAAGACCCCAGGCATTAATAAATGCCCCGAGAGCTGTTAAGAATATCCACAAGATCAAATTGAGACTTTAACAGCAAATAGAAGAGATGTAATTTCAGGGCTGCaatttgtttggtttaaatttGGATTGTTGAACAGTGTG is part of the Anabas testudineus chromosome 9, fAnaTes1.2, whole genome shotgun sequence genome and encodes:
- the krt1-c5 gene encoding keratin, type 1, gene c5, which produces MTSTLSVRSYSARQPSFSSMSVRDSGRSIRSKPSVSPLSTVGSLSLSRSVSVGNGLNMLGSNLSFNGLGVGASEKETMQGLNDRLANYLDKVRSLERSNAELEVKIKQLMLERTPKGHDIEGMMAQAHAIGQEVRKKTLENARIMLEIDNAKLAADDFRVKWEAEATLCQSVERDCQALKRAKSDHDQIIATLRGDLDSLKEELYFLKKNHDEEMSSLKARLANEQVNVEVDAAQGPDLGATMAELRVQYEGIARKNKEEAEAWYLKKLEAVQSEVKESNEALRCAQSELSERRRFLQALEVELESLRRQVGVLEGNLGETGHKYSVEMDRLQVMLTQLEDELSQLRLDMQRNKTDYEQLLRIKQNLEMEIATYRRLLEGEEVVKETPLPPKKDPDVRTRKIVKVVTQTMINGKVVDESSEVEQIEESKK